A genomic window from Variovorax paradoxus includes:
- a CDS encoding RidA family protein, whose protein sequence is MSTMGKPMANYAAAKRVGDFVFMSGVVAVDPATRRAVAGYDAIPEAARTALQGVGYATGQMSVDIFEAPIVAQSWFVLERIRQIAAEHGGTMEDVVKLVQYFRHLPHYAFYNRVRGLFYPGEPPVSTVVEVSRFLPGDEVLVEVEATMYLPQRSSST, encoded by the coding sequence ATGAGCACGATGGGCAAGCCAATGGCCAACTACGCCGCAGCCAAGCGCGTCGGCGATTTTGTCTTCATGAGCGGCGTGGTCGCGGTCGATCCGGCCACGCGCCGCGCCGTCGCCGGCTACGACGCCATTCCCGAGGCGGCACGCACCGCGCTGCAGGGCGTGGGCTATGCCACTGGCCAGATGTCTGTAGACATTTTCGAAGCGCCCATCGTCGCGCAGAGCTGGTTCGTGCTCGAGCGCATCCGCCAGATCGCCGCCGAGCATGGCGGCACCATGGAAGACGTGGTGAAGCTGGTGCAGTACTTCCGCCATCTGCCGCACTACGCCTTCTACAACCGCGTGCGCGGCCTGTTCTATCCGGGCGAGCCGCCGGTGAGCACGGTGGTGGAGGTGTCGCGCTTCCTGCCGGGGGACGAAGTGCTGGTGGAAGTCGAAGCGACGATGTACCTGCCCCAGCGCTCTTCCTCTACTTGA
- a CDS encoding TetR family transcriptional regulator C-terminal domain-containing protein → MSARTPVNEESDSEAPATRGRSRKYTQVLGLINQAAIEVFASEGLAGASTQAIADKAGLSKAQLHYYIESKEALYRQVLQDILTDWIVVFGFSDEAFGPRKVLGDLIQRKMMFSFEHPLRSRIFTAEMMRGAPVINNMMDTSKQRTDQAAAVIQNWMNQGLMDKADPMLVLFHIWAVTQFYADHATQAAYYRSAAQQGDDKDRRYLIEQVTEFLLKGAGVK, encoded by the coding sequence GTGAGCGCGCGCACGCCCGTCAACGAAGAGAGCGACAGCGAGGCGCCCGCCACGCGCGGCCGCTCGCGCAAGTACACGCAGGTGCTCGGCCTCATCAACCAGGCCGCCATCGAGGTGTTCGCAAGCGAAGGGCTGGCCGGCGCATCGACGCAGGCCATCGCCGACAAGGCCGGCCTGTCGAAGGCGCAGCTGCATTACTACATCGAGAGCAAGGAAGCGCTGTACCGGCAGGTGCTGCAGGACATCCTCACCGACTGGATCGTGGTGTTCGGCTTCAGCGACGAGGCCTTCGGCCCGCGCAAGGTGCTGGGCGACCTGATCCAGCGCAAGATGATGTTCTCGTTCGAGCACCCGCTGCGCTCGCGCATCTTCACGGCCGAGATGATGCGCGGCGCGCCCGTCATCAACAACATGATGGACACAAGCAAGCAGCGCACCGACCAGGCCGCCGCCGTGATCCAGAACTGGATGAACCAGGGCCTGATGGACAAGGCCGACCCGATGCTGGTGCTGTTCCACATCTGGGCGGTGACGCAGTTCTACGCCGACCACGCCACGCAGGCTGCGTACTACCGCAGTGCCGCCCAGCAGGGGGACGACAAGGACCGGCGCTACCTGATCGAGCAGGTGACGGAGTTCTTGCTGAAGGGGGCTGGGGTCAAGTAG
- a CDS encoding PDR/VanB family oxidoreductase — translation MSLERTLTVRVERISRQTPEILAFELAHPWGRPLPSYEAGAHIDVHMPGGFSRQYSLARAPSDANSYVIGVKRELVSRGGSASMHDRVREGDLLPISAPRNTFPLREEATHHLLLAGGIGMTPLLAMAQALAARGAQFTLCVFARSEEHLAFAEALHAPSLAPYLRLHLDQGDASQRIDLHALLARRAPGTHLYVCGPGGFMKAVRDAAAHWPEDALHAEYFAAPTDANATTGLPFTLKLARRGISVPVAADQTAVDALHEVGIDIPVSCQQGLCGTCVVEGDGEGAEHRDFCLTGSERRHKVALCCSRAKGQELELQL, via the coding sequence ATGAGCCTCGAACGCACGCTCACCGTCCGCGTCGAACGCATATCGCGTCAGACGCCGGAAATTTTGGCCTTCGAGCTGGCCCACCCGTGGGGCCGGCCGCTGCCTTCCTACGAGGCCGGCGCGCATATCGACGTGCACATGCCCGGGGGCTTCTCGCGGCAGTACTCGCTGGCGCGCGCGCCTTCCGACGCCAACTCGTACGTGATCGGCGTGAAGCGCGAACTTGTCAGCCGCGGCGGCTCGGCCTCGATGCACGATCGCGTGCGCGAGGGCGATCTGCTGCCGATCAGCGCGCCGCGCAACACCTTTCCGCTGCGCGAGGAGGCCACGCACCACCTGCTGCTGGCCGGCGGCATCGGCATGACGCCGCTACTGGCGATGGCGCAGGCGCTTGCCGCGCGCGGCGCGCAGTTCACGCTGTGCGTGTTCGCGCGCAGCGAAGAGCATCTGGCGTTCGCCGAGGCGCTGCACGCGCCCTCGCTGGCGCCGTACCTGCGGCTGCATCTCGACCAGGGCGATGCTTCGCAACGCATCGACCTGCATGCGCTGCTGGCCCGGCGTGCACCGGGCACGCACCTCTACGTCTGCGGCCCCGGCGGCTTCATGAAGGCAGTGCGCGACGCGGCCGCGCACTGGCCCGAAGACGCGCTGCACGCCGAATACTTCGCCGCACCGACCGACGCCAACGCCACCACCGGCCTGCCCTTCACGCTGAAGCTCGCCCGGCGCGGCATCAGCGTGCCGGTGGCGGCCGACCAGACGGCCGTCGACGCGCTGCACGAAGTCGGCATCGACATCCCCGTGTCGTGCCAGCAGGGCCTGTGCGGCACCTGCGTGGTCGAGGGCGACGGCGAGGGCGCCGAGCACCGCGACTTCTGCCTCACGGGCAGCGAGCGCCGCCACAAGGTCGCCCTGTGCTGCTCGCGCGCCAAAGGCCAGGAACTGGAACTCCAGCTGTGA
- a CDS encoding NAD(P)H-dependent oxidoreductase, protein MKTLVVHCHPNPDSFNHALYRTALEALEPRHPVKAIDLYAEGFDPTLTREERIAYLDNPDLIRERVKPHVEALLWAEHLVFVFPTWFHGPPSMLKGWLERVWLPGVAFLPAERKGQLAKSGMRHIRRLTVVTTGGSPRWFVLMIGDPGRRLFTRALRALFAWRCKVTWLQLHDMNAVTARDRTHFIERVSRKLGSI, encoded by the coding sequence ATGAAAACGCTAGTCGTCCACTGCCATCCGAACCCTGACAGCTTCAACCACGCGCTCTATCGCACCGCCCTCGAGGCGCTCGAACCGCGACACCCCGTCAAGGCCATCGACCTGTACGCCGAGGGCTTCGACCCGACGCTGACCCGCGAAGAGCGCATCGCCTACCTCGACAACCCCGACCTGATCCGCGAACGCGTGAAACCCCACGTCGAAGCGCTGCTGTGGGCCGAGCATCTTGTGTTCGTGTTTCCCACCTGGTTCCACGGGCCACCGTCGATGCTCAAGGGCTGGCTCGAACGGGTGTGGCTGCCGGGCGTGGCCTTCCTGCCGGCGGAACGCAAGGGACAGCTCGCGAAGTCGGGCATGCGGCACATCCGGCGGCTGACGGTAGTGACCACCGGCGGCTCGCCGCGCTGGTTCGTGCTGATGATCGGCGACCCGGGCCGGCGGCTGTTCACGCGTGCGCTGCGTGCGCTGTTCGCGTGGCGCTGCAAGGTGACGTGGCTGCAGCTGCACGACATGAACGCAGTGACTGCACGCGACCGCACCCATTTCATCGAGCGCGTGTCGCGCAAGCTGGGCAGCATCTAG
- a CDS encoding ABC transporter substrate-binding protein: MRVPALTIRPLALGLALAAAAFAAQAQEKVVFATNWKAQAGHGGFYQALVDGTYKKYGLDVDIQQGGPMVNNRPMLPAGKVDFLMTGNLLQSFDNVKNGVPTVVVAAFFQKDPQAMFAHPGQGFDTFKDMTKAPVAFIGKDGQFSFWQWMKSEHGFKDSQLKPYTFNVGPFLADKKSIQQGYAISEPLSIKAQAGFDPVVQLLADNGFSTYSTTIETRADLIKTKPETVRKFVEASIIGWNNYLYGDNKAANEMIAKINPDSPVAASQGSIELMKKMGIVDSGESLTKGIGAMDEARVKDFYDKMVKAGLYKTGEVDLSKVVTTQFVNKGVGVDVRKKLTGK, from the coding sequence ATGCGCGTTCCCGCTCTGACAATCCGTCCGCTTGCTCTCGGCCTGGCCCTCGCGGCCGCCGCCTTCGCCGCGCAGGCGCAGGAAAAAGTGGTGTTCGCCACCAACTGGAAGGCGCAGGCCGGCCACGGCGGCTTCTACCAGGCGCTGGTGGACGGCACCTACAAGAAGTACGGCCTCGACGTCGACATCCAGCAGGGCGGCCCGATGGTGAACAACCGGCCGATGCTGCCGGCCGGCAAGGTCGACTTTCTGATGACCGGCAACCTGCTGCAGTCCTTCGACAACGTGAAGAACGGCGTGCCCACGGTGGTGGTCGCGGCCTTCTTCCAGAAAGACCCGCAGGCCATGTTCGCCCACCCGGGCCAGGGCTTCGACACCTTCAAGGACATGACCAAGGCGCCGGTGGCCTTCATCGGCAAGGACGGCCAGTTCAGCTTCTGGCAGTGGATGAAGTCGGAGCACGGCTTCAAGGACTCGCAGCTCAAGCCCTACACCTTCAACGTCGGCCCGTTCCTGGCGGACAAGAAGTCCATTCAGCAGGGCTATGCCATTTCGGAGCCGCTGTCGATCAAGGCGCAGGCCGGCTTCGACCCGGTGGTGCAGCTGCTGGCCGACAACGGCTTCTCGACCTACTCGACCACCATCGAGACGCGCGCCGACCTGATCAAGACCAAGCCCGAGACCGTGCGCAAGTTTGTCGAGGCATCGATCATCGGCTGGAACAACTACCTCTACGGCGACAACAAGGCCGCCAACGAGATGATCGCCAAGATCAACCCCGACTCGCCCGTGGCTGCCTCGCAAGGCTCCATCGAGCTGATGAAGAAGATGGGCATCGTCGACAGCGGCGAATCGCTCACCAAGGGCATCGGCGCAATGGACGAGGCCCGCGTGAAGGACTTCTACGACAAGATGGTCAAGGCCGGCTTGTACAAGACAGGCGAGGTCGATCTCTCGAAAGTCGTGACCACGCAGTTCGTCAACAAGGGCGTCGGTGTCGACGTCCGCAAGAAGCTCACCGGCAAGTAA